The region CGGTGGCGGTGCTTCGGTTGGACCGGTATCCGGTTTGGATTCAGCTTCCTGCCGCTCGGCCTTTTGTTTTGCGAGATACACAAACGCAAAGATGACGATCGCCAAAAAGATAAACGGCAGCTTGGGAAAGCCCGGTGTGATCGCGATGCATAGCAAGATCACCGGGCCCAGATATAGTGAGCGATATGCCCCGGAAACCTGTTGGTTGATTTCGTCACCGAGACTGGACTCCGACGCGCTTTTGGTCACCAGAATACCGGCGCTGGTGGCGATGATCAGTGCAGGGATCTGCGAAACCAAGCCGTCACCGATCGTTAAGATCGAATAGACTTGCAACGCATCCGTGATCGCCTGGCCATTGCTGACGCCAAGCACCACGCCGCCTAGGATGTTGACGACCATGATGATCAGGCCGGCGATCGCATCTCCGCGGACGTACTTACTGGCACCATCCATCGCCCCGTAAAACTCGGCCTCTTGTGTCAGGCCTTTACGACGGGTTCGAGCTTCGTTCTCGTCGATCGCGCCACTGTTCAGCTCGGCATCGATCGCCATTTGCTTACCGGGCATCGCGTCCAACGTGAATCTCGCGTTGACTTCGGAGATCCGCGTCGCACCTTTGGTGATCACGATGAACTGAATCGTGACCAGGATCAGGAAGATCACGATCCCGACGACAAGGTTCCCGCCGACGACAAAGTCACCAAAGGTTAGAACGATCTTTCCGGCGTTGCCATCAAGCAGAATCAAGCGGGTGGTTGCGACGTTCAGTGACAAACGCAACAGCGTTAGCAGCAACAACAAAGACGGAAACGATGCAAGGTCCAGCGGCTTCTTTGCGCCCAAGGTGACCAGCAGGAGCAATACCGCCGAAGCGATGTTGCACGCCAAGAACATGTCCAACAAGAACGTTGGCAGAGGGATGATCAATACGACCAGCATTAGCAAGAATGAGGCCGAGAGCCACAACTCACTTCGCTGCAAGAATCCGAAATTGGAGTCCGTGTCTTTCATCTATCCCTAGTTGTTATTCATCGTTGAACCGTCGGGCGGTAAACGAAACCTGCCGTTAGATTGTTGGGTGCTGCGGGAGGCCGTCAGGCAAAGCTCGCTACGAGGGCTCGTGAGATCAATTGCCATCCGTCAACAAGGACAAACAGAAGCAGCTTGCAAGGCGTCGAAACGACGACCGGAGGCATCATCATCATTCCAAGTGCCATCAAGATGGTGGAGATCACCAAATCGATCAGCAGGAACGGAATGTAGATGCAGAAGCCCATGATGAAGGCCGTTTTCAGTTCGCTGATGATGAATGCCGGCACGGCGACTTTCATCGGTGTGTCGATACGTTGCGAGGGTGGCGGTGTATCAGAGAGTTCAAAGAACAACGCCAAGTCACTTGTGCGAGTGTTCGTCATCATGAATTCTTTCAACGGCTCTGACGCAGCCTGCCAAGCATCGATGTAACCGAACGTTGGCGGTTCGCCTTCTTCTTGATTCGCTTGCGCTTCCATCAAGGGGATGACCGCGTCCTGATGGATTTTCTCGAAAGTCGGTGCCATGACGAAAAGCGTCAAGAACAAGCTCAGTCCCATCATGACTTGGTTCGGCGGAATTTCTTGAGTCGAAAGAGCACGACGAACGAATGACAGGACGATGATGATTCGAGTGAATGCGGTCACGCTGACAAGCATCGCGACGGCAAAGCTGAGCATACCCAGCAACGCCGCGACTTGTAGCGGTGGTGCAAGATCGGAAAACATCTCCGGTGATCCGGCGATCGGTTCCGCGGCGGCTTGGGATAGTAGAAGGAAATCCATTTCCATGCTCGATACGATCAGGCGGCGCTGCTTCCTTTGGCCAACAGCATCTTAATTAGGTTTTCGTCGATCTCTTTACTTGATGTCTGATCGAGCGTGGGGGCTGCGGCTTGTTTGCGGCGTTCGGCGCGGCTGAGTTTGATCGTTGGTTGTGCGATGGGTTCTTCGATTTCGTTGGCGACATCATAGGCGTCCGTTTCATCCATCGCGTCTTCGAAACTTCCGGGCAGGACATTGACCGATTTAATTCCGCTCGGATCGACAGCCACTAGGACGCGGCTATTCATGCCGTCAACAAGATAGAGGTTCACGCCTCGTGAGACTTCGAGAACCTGATGGATCTTTAGCTTGCCTTGGCTTCGCAGTTGGTCGACCGGGTTTGCGAATTTTCCTTTCTGGATCAGGCGATAGACCAAGATCCCTGCGATCGCCAATGCCAAGACGAAGCAAAGGTTGATCGCGATCTTCTTGATCATTTCCGTCGCGTTGGCGTTCGCCGTTGATGATCCCGCTGCCTGCTTTTCGCGCTCGATAAAAGAATCGTAGTGAGACTGGGTGTTTCGCTGCGCAAGTTCTCGATTTGCCTGCAGGGGCTCTGTCACAACTTGCGAGGGAGTGACGTCTTCGTAGCTTGCCCGGCGAACCGTCATCGGACGTGGGCGTAGTGTGACCGCCTGTTCCCTCTCATCGCGTAGTGGTCCGCCGTATGAAGACTGATTCGACAAGACGCTTTCGCGGCCGGACATCCGGTCATCATCGATCGGACGCAGACCGTTGGTCGCAAGACCTCGGTTGTTTGGCGAGGCACTTTGCGAAGGATTGAAGCTGCGACCCAAATCTTCACGCGATTGCGACGAACGGGTCGTGTTCGGGTCGGTGGAAAGCTGGTCGATGATCCCTTCAAACCGACGCGTTTGCGATTGGCGAGTTTGATATTCCTGAGACCGAAGGTTCGACGAGCTATAACCTTGCTGTGCGTATGCCGATCCGGCAGTCTGAATACCGGTTGCGGTAACAGCGCAAAACAGCAGTGTTTTAAACACGCGTCTTCGATGTTCGGTCCAAGTTGAAGGCATCTTTCCATCCATGATTATGCCGCAGGTTGCTTTTCTTAATTCGAATAGATCTGCTTGATCCGAATTGCAAATTGGTCGTCGACTACGACGACTTCGCCGTTTCCCATTGGCACTCCCTGAGCAACAATTTCGACCGGCGCGCTGATGGCCCGGTTTAGTTCAATCACCGATCCTTCCGCCAGGGCGATTAGTTCTTCGATCGTTAATTGTGTCCGTCCGAGTTCAGCCGTCAGCGTCACGTGAACGCTACCAAATCGTGATAGGTCCAGGTTCCCATTTCCTTTGGGAGGATTGGGTTCTAGCTGCTGAAACTCGGGAATATCATCTTCGGTAGCGGTTGCCGTTGCCGCGTCGCCTTCTTCAGCAGCGGCTTGTGCTTCGTCGTCCACATCGTCGTTTGGCTGTTCTCCCTCACTCATCCTTTGTCTCCTTCCTTGTGTTTAACCATTCTTGGTTTGCGAGACTTGAACCGCTTGCATATTGCCCAAGCGGCCTGGCCAGCATTCGAACGATGGTGCACCATCGACCGTGGAGGTCATCGGTGCGTCAATCCTTTGATCAAGGACAATCAGTTGTCCAGGTTTGATGTCTTTTAGGTCCTTCATCGAAATCTTTGCCGATCCCAGAAGCGTGATGACTTCGACGGGCATCTGCGCGATCATTTCCTTAGAAGGCGATTTTGGTGGCGCCTTTCGTCGGTTGTCGACGGTGTCTTCGAACAGCTTCGAGATCTTTTGTTTTGGAAGCAGCCAATGGACATCAGCGACGACCGATTTGCATTCGATCTTCAGCGTGACCTTCGTCATTAGGTCCTTTGCGCGATAGAGGCGAAGCTTACGAGGGTCCTTTTCGAGATGGCTCGTTTGGACCGTCATGTCTTCATTGCCCATCCATCCTTGGCCCAGGCAAGCCGCCATGGTGTCGAGGAACCATTGAACGAGGTCTGCTTCGATTGCGCCAAGTTCGACAGGCTCCTCTGGTTCTGACTGCTCGCCCTCGGTTTCTTCCGGAGGGTCGATGCAGATCAGTTCGCCGACAAGCTTTCGGAACTGCGCACCGCTGGAGTACCAGAGTGTTGGCAGGTCTTCACGCAAGTAGGCGACGCTACACCAATCCGTTCTTGGCGTTGCATCCAAGATCGACTCGAACGAATCGGTCGAGACTGGGCCGAGCCCGAGCTTTGCCCCAAAGCCCGTAGCTTGAACCCACTCGTCCGAAAAGAACGATGTCGACTTGGATAGCCAAGTTCGGATCGCGGTAGCTGTGTCATCCAGGCCCGCGATTTCGCGAAAGTCGAAAGCGCGGAGGGTCATTGAACCTTGAAATCTTGAAAGAGAACGTCCTGGATTCTTTCAATGCCATCGGTGAACAGCATTTCGTTAAATTTGTCGTGGATCTCGCGGCGCAGTAAGTTGTGCCCCAGCTTTCCACGAACGTCTTCCAGCTTCTTGTCGCGTAGGTGCGCAATCAGCCAGTTCTTTAGGACAACGTTGTTGTCTTCGACAAGTTTGTCGATCGCGTCTTTTTGCGATGCGGCAACTTGAAGTGAGAACGTGCACGTGAGGTATCGCGAGTAGCGACTGTCGTTCAAGTTCACCACGACTTCGTCGAAGTCCACGAATCCCAATTTGTCATCGGGTTCGGGGATATCCATGCGGTTTTCATCCGGCGCCGGCTGGCTGGCGGTGGATTGGTTGGAAGGGAGGACAAACAAGGGAACGGCGATGCCGGTCCCGGCACCCATCACGAAGATGAGTCCCCAGACGATGATCTTGCCTAGCCCGCCTTTTTTCTTCTCGTCTGCACCTGAGTCGTTTTCGTCTGCCATGGATCAATTGTTGGATTGGGAGGTCGATCGGCATTCTTGCTGGAAAGTATTGGTTGCGGAGGGGCCGCGTGCAGGTTGACGTGACCGACTTATCTTTCCAGATCGTTAAAGGTTATCGACGCCGCACAACGTTCAATCCAATTCGGAGCGATCAAAGGCGGGCCATTGAGGGCGAACCCTTACCGGCATGGGCATCAGTTATCAGACCGGCGGTGGGAACTTCAATGCGTTAAACACACCCACCGGCAAAAGGCAGCTGCCAGTCGCCGCGCAGGTGGGCTCAACACAGCAAAAACTTGGCCTTCTCGGCAACCTCTGCCGGGCGAAGTTCCCGCCGATGTCCGTTAACCCTCCGTCGTTCTTGCTCAACCGGACCCGATAAACTCACCGTTGGAAGCGGAATATTCGACACAGTTTATGACAGCGGTCAGGTTCTCAGCGGCTGGGGCAGCAGCCGTTTGAGTTCCCTTTGCCGGATTCAACGTTTACCACGGAAGGTTCAATGATCAACGGTCTCTATAGCGGCGCCGCGGCGATGCAGATGCTCGCAAAGCATCAAGAGCTGATCAGCAGCAACCTGATGCACGTCAACAGCAGCGGCCACCGTCGGGTACAGCCCGCAGTTCGCCAGCGGTTCGGTGACGGATCGCCCGAGCTGACGATCGACCGCGGCCCCGAGGTCGACAAAGTCACCACGGATTTTCGACCAGGTCGGCTCGTCGATACCAATCGCCCCCTGGACATCGCAATTTCTGGAAATGGGTTCTTCTCGTTCCAAAATGGCGATCAAGAAATCTTGACTCGAAATGGCCGTCTGTTTCGTGACGCCGAAAGCGGTGAGCTGGTCAACGAAGATGGCTATCCCATCCAGGGAGAGAACGGCGCAATTGTCGTTGACCCAAACATTGCCGAACAGAGCATCGGTATCGCTAGCGACGGAACCGTTTCCGCCAACGGAAATGTGCTTGGGAAGATCCAAGCGGTCGCATTTGATAACAACGAAACGTTGATCCCTTTCGGCGCGATCGCGTTCACGCGAGGCGTTGATACCGTGGAGAGCGAGGCTCCGGCGAAGATCGTTCAGAACCGACATGAGCTGTCCAACGTTCAGCCGGTTTTCGAATTGATCTCGCTGATCGTCAACACCCGCCAGCATGAAGCCGTTCAGAAGGCAACCAGTTCGCTGGCTGATTCACTTCAAGAATACATTCGTTCATAGGCAGGCCGGATCCGTTTGACGGTCGCCCTCCCGCTTCGAACGAATCCGATTCTGTCTTATTCGCATTTGTCCTTTACCCGTAGCAACCCAGGCCAATGTTAAAAGCTTTTTACTCCAGCGCGACTGGTATGCGCGCCCAAGAGGTGATGATTGACAACACGGCCAATAACTTGGCGAATGTCAATACAACCGGGTTTAAGCGTAAGCACATCAATTTCGCCGATTTGATCTACGACACAAACAGCCCACCCGGGGCGGCCGGTGCGAACGGAATCATCAAGCCGATCGGTTTGCAAATCGGTAGCGGTGTTCGTGCCGTGGGCACAACAACGATGTTTTCGCAGGGGACGCCGCAGGAAACCGGGATCGATACGCACATGGCGATCGAAGGCGAAGGGTTCTTCAAAGTAACACAGGGTGCAAATATCGCTTACACGCGTGACGGATCATTCGTTCGTGATGACCAAGGGCAGTTGGTCACCGCGGACGGATACATTCTGGATCCTGCGGTGACGATCCCACCTGAAGCGACGCAGTTGTCGATCTCGGCTGGAGGCGTTGTTAGCTATCAGGTCAACGGAGTTTCCACCACCGGGCCGACGATTCAGTTGGCTCGTTTTCCCAATCCCGCCGGCCTTCAGAACATCGGAAACAACCTTTACACCGAGACCCCCGCGAGCGGTGCCGAGGTCCTTGGGTTGCCAGGCGTCACCGGCAATGGATTGGTGCGACAGAACTACGTTGAAGGTTCAAACGTCGAAGTTGTCTCGGAACTCGTGTCCTTGATCACAGCCCAACGCGCCTACGAAATCAACTCGCGTGCCATTCGAGCCGGTGACGAGATGCTCTCCTCGGCAAGTGACCTCGTTCGATAGGTTTCTATAGTTCAATGAATGAACGAATCTCCAATTCGAAAATCCCATCAGCTATCAAGCGGATGTTTCGGCAAATACGTTTGCCGATACTCGCTTCGGTGGTCGTTGCGATGGGGATGGCCATGATGGTCACCAACGTCCAGGCGGAACGGGTAACCCTGCGAGTCAAAGAGGGACAAAGCGGCGTGACCGATCGGACGGTGCACATCGGTGACATCGCGACGCTCGAAGGTGGCTCGACAACGGATCGCCGTTTGATGTCGCAATTGGATCTCGATTCGGTCGTCGACGGACAACCCTGTTTGATTTCACAGCGACAGATCAATACACGGTTATTGCTCGCTGGCTTTTCACGGCAGGATTTTCAGATCATTGGGCCGGCTGTGGCTCAGGCGATTTCGACTTCGCCGGATCATCAATCCAAGATGATCACGAATATCCTTGCGGCCCAATTGGGCAGTCAGTTTGGGATTGATGCCAAGCGAATCAGCATTCGACTGGACAATGCCACACAGGTCGATTCGTTTATCAACCAATTCGATATTTCCAGTGACGCGATCAAGTTGGCACCACGCAACGACTTTCCGATCGGGCGTACCCGTTTGCAGATGCAGTGCGCTCAGAAGAGCTCCACACAAAGTCGACTTCCGCACCAAGTCTGGCTGGACGTGACTGTCGGTTTGTCGATGCGTGTGGCGGTTGCCAGCGAACCTGTAACACGTGGCGCGACGATCACCGATCAAATGATTCAGGTGGTCGAGCGCACCATCAGCTCACGCGCTGATTATGTCGACGCGGATTCCGTCGCCGGAAAGACGGCCAGTCGCTACGTTCCGCCGGGGACAATTCTGCTGGCAAGTCATTTGATCGCATCCCGGCAAAGTTCAACGCCGGTTGTCAAACGCAATGATGTGATCGATGTCGTCATTCGCGCCGGAGCGGGAGAGATCCGTCTTAAGAACGCCCGTGCGATGGAACCGGGGCACCCCGGGGATACGATCGAAATCCTCAACCCCAAATCCGGAAAACGATTCAATGCGGAAGTGGTCAGTGCAAACTTGGCCACGATCGCCCCGACCGGGCAAAGGAGGCTAGTTCGATGATCCAGATTCGATTGACAATATTTACTTGGGTTTTGACATGGATGGTGGCGACCGTTCTGTGGTGCCAACATTCACCCGCACAAAGCCTGTTTGAAAGACGAAGTGCGAACCAGATAGACCAATACCGAGACTACGTCGCGAGACAACGCGGCGACACCTTGACGGTCATGGTGGCCGAAAGCACCGATGTCGAAAACCGCGACGAACGCGTCATGGACAAGCAGGGGCAATCAAGTTCGTCGCAAGGATTTGATTACGCGTTCGGAGGCGATGTCGGTACCAGTACCGGTGACGCGTTCTTGGGAACGAACTCCGCAAACCAACGGGGCTTCAGTGGTGACGCGGAGTTCCGAAGTGCGCGAGCGATCAGTGATCAATTCGGTGTCACCGTTGTCGACGTACTACCCAACGGCAACCTCGTCCTCGAAGGCTTTCGATCGGTCAGCGTGCAGGGTGATGTGCGTCGTATGAGATTGACCGGTGTGGTTCGTCAATACGACATTCTGCCAGGCAATATGGTTCCCTCGAACAAGGTTGCCGACCTGCGGTTGACGCTTGATGCCGAAGGCGCCGAGCAAGCATTCACAAGCCAGGGATGGCTGAGCTCTCGCATCAATCGCTTGTGGCCATTCTAAGGAGCATTCAAGCCGTGACTTTTCCACGCACGGGGTTTGGAACCGACGTGACATTGCACAATCGTCCGACACGAGTCGTCTTGTTGTGGCTTGCGCTGCTAGCGTTAGTGCTGGGACAATGCTCGACATTGTATGCGCAAGGATTGCCGGCACTTCCGCCAGGCGCGGGCGCCGTACAGCCGTTGCCTGGGCCTGCAGCTAATCCACCTGTTGGGATGCAACCGGATCCGGCATCGGCTTTGCCGCCTTTGCCACCCGCTTCGCCGCGTTTTGATCCCTCGGTGCGAATCAAGGATATCACGTTTATCGAAGGCGACCGTGTAAACCATCTCTCTGGCGAGGGTTTGGTTTTCGGGCTCAGCGGTACGGGAGGCAAGTCGCTACAAACGCGTCAAATGGCGACGAACTTCTATCTGCGAAAGGGACTTCGTGTTAACACCGTTGATACGAAAAACATGTCTGCGGTGGTGGTGTCTGGAAAGGTCCCCGCGTTCGCGCGGAAGGGCGAGACAATCTTGGTCACCGTTTCGGTGGGTGACGACGCATCAAGTTTGCGTGGTGGGACGTTGAACCAAACCGCGCTGCGTGGGATCGATGACGAGATCTACGCGATCGCGCAAGGCCCCATCATCGGTGGCGGTATCAGTGCGCAAGGCGCGGCGGCTTCGGTTCAAGTCAACCATCCGACCGTCGGTGTTTGCGAAGCGATCGTTGAACGCGAAATCCCCTGCACCAGCATCGTCAACAACGGTCAGATTCGAATCGTCCTTCGGAATAAGTCCTATTCGACCGCGACAGAGATCACCAATGCGCTCAATCGTGTCTTTCCCGGCTATGCACGTGCAACCGATAGTGGAACGGTCGATGTATTCATTCCGCCATCGTTCAGTGATTCAGTCACGCAGTTCGTTTCGATCATCGGCAATCTACGCGTGACCCCGGATACGCCCGCGCGAGTTGTCATCAATCAAAAGACCGGTTCGGTGGTGTTTGGACATCACGTCAAGATCGCACCGGTCTTGTTCGCGAGTGAAAATATCGTCATCGCGACGAATGAAACGGCTGTCGCGTCACAGCCGAATCCCTTGGCCGGTGGAGATACCACTGTGTTGCCGAGAACCGGAATCGACGTCTTTGAAAGCGGCGGACGCTACAACGTTTTGCCAGCGGGTATGACGGTGGGTGATCTTGCGACGGCGCTAAACACGCTGGCTGTCTCTCCAACGACGTTAATCAACATCATGACTTCGCTACGGAATCATGGTGCGTTAAAAGCTGAACTGGTCATCGAATAGCTCTGGAAGGGAAAACCAATGGATGGGATTTCATCAAGCATGGCGATGTCGGCTCCGACCGGAATGTCTGCGATTGGAAACGGCGTGACCGCTTCGGCAGAAAACATCCAGGAGATCGGCCAGGAATTCGAAAGCGTGTTCGTTTCGATGCTGCTGAAAGAGATGAGAAACTCGCTTGACGAAGGATTCTTTGGCGGCGAGGCGAGCGACTCATTCGGAGGGATGTTCGACATGTTCATTGGCCAACACCTATCAAAGTCCAATGCTTTGGGTGTCGGGCAGATGTTGGCCGAACAATACAACAGCCAACAGGACGGCAAACCCTTAGTTGGGGAAAGCCTGTCAAAGGTTTCCTAACTTATCAGTCGTATATTTACTAACAACGAGGGTCCGGTTTTGGACTCAGCCCATACCCGACGGAATCACAATGAGGCTGCAAACGGAAAACTACGACGCGTTGCTTGAGTCACACCTCGAGCTGGAAGAACGTATCGCAGACACGCTCGAAACGTTGAACGAGGCGATGGCGTCCATGATCGACGGTACGGGTGTCCATGGTCCATCGACCGATGGTCTCGATCGCGTCGCCCCGTTGATCGAACAACTGAAGGAACGGTCCGAACTAAGCCGGCAGTCCCGCGAACAGTTGCTCGACGGACTCGCAGATGAAGTCGTAGGTGAACAGAAGCGAAAAATCGGTTTGCGTCAACTAATCCGACACGCGTCGGAAACCAAAGCTGCTCAACTGGACGAACGACGGAAAGTAGTCAGCGACCGAATCGTCGAAGCACGCCATAGTTTGACTGCGACGCAAGCCGTCATCTTTTACTCGATGGATTTTCACCGTCGATATTTGATGGGTGTGCTGCAATGTGGTGATGACCAGCAAGGTTATCAAGCGGATGGGCAATCGATGAAACTGCCAACCGAAAAGATCTTCGGAAGGAATTGCTAAGCATGCCAAATTTCAACATCGGTTTATCGGCTCTCCGTAGCAGCCAGTTCGCACTGCAGGTGGTGTCCAACAATGTCGGCAATGCGAACACCGAAGGCTACCACCGCCGCCGCGTCGAGATGGCGACCGTTCCGCCAAACTTGATTGCCGGTCACCGAATCGGCAATGGCGTTGATATCTCTTACATCCGTCGTATCGAAGACAAGGTTACCGAGACAACGTTGACGAATGTGATTTCGGATGTCACCTTCGTCGATGAGTCTTTGGTCATCGAGCGTAAAATTGAATCGTCGTTGCTTTCGGGCGATAGCGAACTTGGGCAGGTTTTGGACGTCTTTCTTTCCGAGTTCAAAAATCTATCGTCCAGTCCCAACGAGCCGACACAGCGTGAAGTTGTTCTCAAGTCGGCGCAACAATTTGCACAGGCGATTGCCAGCACGAAGGAAGAGCTGAACAGCTTAAGGCAAACCGTTCGTTTGCAGGTGACACACGAAGCGGAAAACATCAATCGTGAATTTGAGCATCTTAGCGATGTCAGCCTCGCGATCGCTGGATTCAAAGCCCGTGGGATTGAACACAACAATGAACTTGATGACCGTGACGCTCTGTTGAACCGTCTCGCTGCCGCCATCGGTGTTGAACGACGAGAGCAAAGCGACGGGACGTTGAACCTAGTCATCGGTCGTCACTCGATTCAGCAAGGGAACTTTGCCAATGAGCTGACCGTTGGCGATTCCGTCGATCCACTTGAAGTTTACTTGGACGGACGTGAAACGCCGTTGACGGTCGAAAATGGGCGATTGGGTGCGCTGTTGAATGCGTACAACGAAACGATTCCCGCAGTTGAAGAAAAGCTGGATCAGCTGGCCAATCAATTGATCAACACGATCAACCAAATTCATGCTACCGGTGTCGGGCCTGCCGGCGGGTTTCAGAACCTCGTCGGAAACACGCGAATCGATTCTGCCTCCGATCCGCTCTCTGGCGAGATCAACTATGCGGACATTCGTTCCGGAGACCTGACGATCGCCTTGACGGATGCGAACGGAAATCGTGAGCTGCAAACAATCAGCATCGATCCTAGTGTCGATAGTTTGGACGATGTCGCGGCAAGAATCTCTGGTTTGACCGGACTGAACGCTTCGGTCAACACCTCGACAAATCAAATCCAGATCACCAGCGCATCCGGATTCAAATTTGATTTTGCAGGCGGCATTGATACTCAGCCCGATTTGTCGTTGGTCACCGGGACTAGTACGGCCGAATTGTCTGGCACCTATACCGGCGATACGAACGAAACCTATACGTTTCGCATCGAAGGTACCGGAACGGTCGGGCAAACGAGCGGACTGTTCGTCAACGTTTTCGATTCGGGCGGCGGTTTGGTCGAAAAGTACAACGTTGGCGAAGGTTACGAAGCGGGCTCCGAAATCGAATTGCCCAACGGTGCGAGAGTGACGTTTGAGGCCGGCACGTTGAACAACGCTGATGAGTTTTCGTCAACATTCATCGGTGAGCCAGATCAAACGAATTTCCTCTCCGCGATGCAGCTCAATTCGTTCTTCTTCGGGTTTGATGGGAACACGATGAAGGTCGATGATCAGCTGTTGCTTGACCCTCGGCGTTTGGCATCAGGTAAAACGGGCGAGCCATCGGACACTTCCAATCTGCCTAATTTCATCGCGGTGCATGGCGCACCGCTAATGCCCGGCGATCGGACCTTTTCCGAATTTACAGACGAAATCGCTACCGAGCTTGGATTCGATATCCAAACCAACGAGAAGCTGTCCGACAGTTTGGGAGCGTACAAGCTGCGTCTTGAGCAAGAACGTGACTCCAAATCAGCTGTCGACCTCAACGAAGAACTGGTCTATCTGCAGCAATATCAAAAGTCCTACGAAGCCGCGGTGAGAATCATTCAAGCGACTGACAATATTCTCAACGAGCTCTTTTCGATCCTAAGGTAAGTCGATGAATAGTCGTGTCACCACAGCAGCCTTCACCCGGAACGCGATTCATTTTTCGTCGTTGCACAATTCGCGGCTGCTGTCATCTCAAAAGCAAATTACGTCAGGGCTTCGATTTCAGAATGCGTCGGAAGAACCGATTGACTATCGTCGCATCCGTGCATTCAAAACCGAATATGTCAAACTGCAAACGGATAAGCAGTCTATCGAACTGGCAACTTCGACTTTGAACGCCTCTGTTGCCCAATTGCAAGATGCGGGTGAGCTGGTTAGCTATGCCAAAACGCTTGTGCAACGTGGGATCCAGGCACTTGATGACGACGAAAAGCTTTCTTTGTCGACCGAGATCGACGCTTTACTGGAACAAGCGAAAGCGATTGGCTTGACGAAGTTCAACGGGAACTACCTGTATGGCGGGACCCGTTCGGTCGATCCTCCTTTCCAATTTGACAAGCCGATCTATGAAAATGGCTTGCCTCAATCGACATACAA is a window of Stieleria sp. JC731 DNA encoding:
- a CDS encoding flagellar basal body P-ring protein FlgI; the protein is MTFPRTGFGTDVTLHNRPTRVVLLWLALLALVLGQCSTLYAQGLPALPPGAGAVQPLPGPAANPPVGMQPDPASALPPLPPASPRFDPSVRIKDITFIEGDRVNHLSGEGLVFGLSGTGGKSLQTRQMATNFYLRKGLRVNTVDTKNMSAVVVSGKVPAFARKGETILVTVSVGDDASSLRGGTLNQTALRGIDDEIYAIAQGPIIGGGISAQGAAASVQVNHPTVGVCEAIVEREIPCTSIVNNGQIRIVLRNKSYSTATEITNALNRVFPGYARATDSGTVDVFIPPSFSDSVTQFVSIIGNLRVTPDTPARVVINQKTGSVVFGHHVKIAPVLFASENIVIATNETAVASQPNPLAGGDTTVLPRTGIDVFESGGRYNVLPAGMTVGDLATALNTLAVSPTTLINIMTSLRNHGALKAELVIE
- a CDS encoding rod-binding protein; this encodes MDGISSSMAMSAPTGMSAIGNGVTASAENIQEIGQEFESVFVSMLLKEMRNSLDEGFFGGEASDSFGGMFDMFIGQHLSKSNALGVGQMLAEQYNSQQDGKPLVGESLSKVS
- the flgK gene encoding flagellar hook-associated protein FlgK → MPNFNIGLSALRSSQFALQVVSNNVGNANTEGYHRRRVEMATVPPNLIAGHRIGNGVDISYIRRIEDKVTETTLTNVISDVTFVDESLVIERKIESSLLSGDSELGQVLDVFLSEFKNLSSSPNEPTQREVVLKSAQQFAQAIASTKEELNSLRQTVRLQVTHEAENINREFEHLSDVSLAIAGFKARGIEHNNELDDRDALLNRLAAAIGVERREQSDGTLNLVIGRHSIQQGNFANELTVGDSVDPLEVYLDGRETPLTVENGRLGALLNAYNETIPAVEEKLDQLANQLINTINQIHATGVGPAGGFQNLVGNTRIDSASDPLSGEINYADIRSGDLTIALTDANGNRELQTISIDPSVDSLDDVAARISGLTGLNASVNTSTNQIQITSASGFKFDFAGGIDTQPDLSLVTGTSTAELSGTYTGDTNETYTFRIEGTGTVGQTSGLFVNVFDSGGGLVEKYNVGEGYEAGSEIELPNGARVTFEAGTLNNADEFSSTFIGEPDQTNFLSAMQLNSFFFGFDGNTMKVDDQLLLDPRRLASGKTGEPSDTSNLPNFIAVHGAPLMPGDRTFSEFTDEIATELGFDIQTNEKLSDSLGAYKLRLEQERDSKSAVDLNEELVYLQQYQKSYEAAVRIIQATDNILNELFSILR